The proteins below are encoded in one region of Acanthochromis polyacanthus isolate Apoly-LR-REF ecotype Palm Island chromosome 4, KAUST_Apoly_ChrSc, whole genome shotgun sequence:
- the si:dkeyp-51f12.3 gene encoding uncharacterized protein si:dkeyp-51f12.3, whose protein sequence is MPIHHGMLVCLGVLLMSAGGVMVLGFGLNSSVLLFALGLFLGLGGMGLLVSGVCMAMKNLHVAVPGHFLLHPRTGTRFSPQQAVAIQRRLDRIRREMSADSVSRAPEPEPSLPSTPPPWTMEPPPSYDTVMKSQERSEEL, encoded by the exons ATGCCGATCCACCATGGCATGCTGGTCTGCCTGGGCGTGCTGCTGATGTCCGCCGGAGGGGTCATGGTCCTTGGCTTCGGCCTGAACAGCTCGGTGCTGCTGTTCGCCCTCGGGCTGTTCCTGGGCCTGGGGGGCATGGGGCTGCTGGTCAGTGGAGTCTGCATGGCCATGAAGAACCTCCATGTGGCGGTGCCCGGACACTTCCTCCTGCACCCCCGAACAGGCACACGCTTCAGCCCACAGCAGGCCGTGGCCATTCAGAG GAGGTTGGACCGAATTCGTCGGGAGATGTCAGCGGACTCCGTCAGCAGGGCGCCGGAGCCCGAACCCTCCTTGCCTTCCACCCCACCGCCCTGGACTATGGAGCCGCCTCCATCCTACGACACGGTGATGAAGAGCCAGGAGCGCAGCGAAGAGCTTTAA